The Gemmatimonadota bacterium genome contains the following window.
CTGTTGTTAATCCCTGAAAGCCATCCCATGAACCGCGTACTCATCCTCTGCACGGGCAACTCTTGCCGCAGCCAAATGGCGCAAGGACTATTTAGCCATCTGAGCAATGGCACCTACGACGCCTATAGC
Protein-coding sequences here:
- a CDS encoding arsenate reductase ArsC: MNRVLILCTGNSCRSQMAQGLFSHLSNGTYDAYS